A window of Odocoileus virginianus isolate 20LAN1187 ecotype Illinois chromosome 22, Ovbor_1.2, whole genome shotgun sequence contains these coding sequences:
- the GRP gene encoding gastrin-releasing peptide produces the protein MGGFRRPRTQRPGSRHRETSERSGPRRRSPPPPPPRPPGLAYKAPARRRPEQRRVAAAAALLRAPGPGLASAGRTRSPASLASALRTLPVGTMRRREVPLVLLVLLALVLCLASRGSAAPVTVGRATALTKMYPRGNHWAVGHLMGKKRADSPQLQEEDSLKEQLREYVQWEEATKNLLSLLQAKAARGHQPPPQEPLSFHQPAWDSEDVSNFKDAGSQHE, from the exons ATGGGTGGTTTTCGGAGACCGCGGACCCAGCGCCCCGGCTCTCGCCACAGGGAGACGTCAGAGCGCTCTGGGCCGCGGCGGAGgagccccccacctccacccccccgCCCTCCCGGGCTTGCATATAAAGCCCCGGCGCGGCGGCGGCCGGAGCAGAGgcgggtggcggcggcggcggcgctccTCCGAGCTCCCGGTCCTGGGCTCGCCTCTGCGGGGAGAACGCGCTCTCCGGCAAGCCTCGCCTCGGCGCTCCGGACGCTTCCCGTAGGGACCATGCGCCGCCGCGAGGTCCCGCTCGTCCTGCTCGTCCTGCTGGCGCTGGTCCTCTGCCTGGCGTCCCGGGGATCGGCCGCCCCGGTGACGGTTGGCAGAGCAACCGCGCTGACCAAGATGTATCCGCGCGGCAACCACTGGGCGGTCG GACACTTAATGGGGAAGAAAAGAGCAGATTCCCCCCAACTTCAGGAGGAGGACAGTCTGAAGGAACAGCTGAGAGAGTACGTCCAGTGGGAAGAAGCGACAAAGAACTTGCTGAGCCTCCTACAAGCAAAGGCGGCCCGAGGCCACCAGCCGCCTCCACAGGAGCCGCTGAGCTTTCACCAGCCTGCCTGGGACTCAGAGGACGTCAGCAACTTCAAAGACGCAG GTTCTCAgcatgaatga